The following proteins come from a genomic window of Achromobacter sp. AONIH1:
- a CDS encoding amino acid ABC transporter permease, which translates to MDYDFDFSFLSTHWDAFLAGARSTALMSLATIALGFLAGALLAVIRTQGPPAARRIVTAYVDVIRNTPLVIQAFWLFFGLASLQVRIPAVAAAVIALVINVSAYTTEILRAGIESIPRGQIEAASCLGMNRWKVLRLVVLPQAVERMYPALVSQFVLMLLATSIMSQISVEELTSAGYSVQSETFRGFEIYLVIALVYLCLSWLLRLLMASLARAAFTRQRRLGTPL; encoded by the coding sequence ATGGACTACGACTTCGACTTCAGCTTCCTGTCCACGCATTGGGATGCCTTCCTGGCCGGCGCGCGCTCGACGGCGCTCATGTCGCTGGCGACGATCGCGCTGGGATTCCTGGCGGGCGCGCTGTTGGCCGTGATCCGCACACAAGGGCCGCCGGCGGCGCGCCGGATCGTCACGGCCTACGTGGATGTGATCCGCAACACGCCGCTGGTGATTCAGGCCTTCTGGCTGTTCTTCGGCCTGGCCTCCCTGCAGGTGCGCATTCCGGCGGTTGCAGCCGCGGTCATCGCCCTGGTGATCAACGTATCCGCGTACACCACGGAAATCCTGCGGGCGGGCATCGAGTCGATTCCCCGCGGCCAGATCGAGGCCGCGTCCTGTCTGGGCATGAACCGCTGGAAGGTCCTGCGCCTGGTGGTCCTGCCCCAGGCGGTGGAACGCATGTACCCGGCGCTCGTCAGCCAGTTCGTGCTGATGCTGCTGGCGACCTCGATCATGTCCCAGATCTCCGTCGAGGAATTGACGTCGGCCGGCTACAGCGTCCAATCCGAGACATTTCGCGGGTTCGAGATCTACCTGGTCATCGCCCTGGTCTATCTCTGCCTGTCCTGGCTGCTGCGCCTGCTGATGGCCAGCCTGGCCCGCGCGGCGTTCACCCGGCAACGCCGGCTTGGCACGCCCCTGTAG
- a CDS encoding GntR family transcriptional regulator encodes MSTESSLPGTPASTPLYARIADLLRQALAGGALPPGMVLLEGPLSELLGVTRNPVRQALRELENEGLVARFDGRGMLAGGASETPLRQPLTPGMLGMGDESEPVRKAQGWEHIYHAVEHDVVHLSVFGAYRLNEVELARHFGVGRTAARDVLLRLEGLGLVGKDERQRWIVTPLDERRIRNLYQLRWLLEPAALAAAAADASAEEIAVMAQRLRRAKARYPRLTRAELDGLEHDLHVALIGRCPNDSIVESLQRTRCVLTLSKHVLGAAAPMPNEDPFMQEHLDVLEALARGETGQAQEALRRHLEASCLKIVERVRLVQERVPAPRLPYLA; translated from the coding sequence ATGTCCACCGAATCCTCCTTGCCCGGAACGCCCGCCAGCACGCCTCTCTATGCCCGTATCGCGGACCTGTTGCGCCAGGCGCTGGCCGGCGGCGCGCTGCCGCCGGGCATGGTGTTGCTAGAGGGACCGTTGTCCGAATTGCTGGGGGTCACGCGCAACCCCGTGCGCCAGGCGCTGCGCGAGTTGGAAAACGAAGGATTGGTTGCGCGGTTCGACGGCCGGGGCATGCTGGCGGGCGGCGCATCCGAGACGCCCTTGCGGCAGCCGCTGACGCCCGGGATGCTGGGAATGGGCGATGAGAGCGAACCCGTGCGCAAGGCGCAGGGCTGGGAACACATCTACCACGCGGTCGAGCACGACGTGGTCCATCTGTCGGTGTTCGGCGCCTATCGGCTCAACGAAGTCGAGCTAGCGCGGCACTTCGGGGTCGGTCGGACCGCCGCGCGCGATGTGCTGCTGCGGCTTGAAGGGCTGGGTCTGGTGGGCAAGGACGAGCGCCAGCGCTGGATCGTCACGCCGCTGGACGAGCGGCGCATCCGCAACCTTTATCAGCTGCGCTGGCTGCTGGAGCCCGCCGCGCTGGCCGCCGCGGCCGCCGACGCGTCCGCCGAAGAGATTGCCGTGATGGCGCAACGGCTGCGACGCGCCAAGGCGCGCTATCCGCGCCTGACCCGAGCCGAGCTGGACGGGCTGGAACATGATTTGCATGTCGCGCTGATCGGCCGCTGCCCCAACGACAGCATTGTCGAAAGCCTGCAGCGCACGCGCTGCGTCCTGACGCTGAGCAAGCACGTGCTGGGCGCCGCCGCGCCCATGCCCAATGAAGATCCGTTCATGCAGGAGCACCTGGACGTGCTGGAAGCGCTGGCGCGTGGGGAAACGGGGCAGGCGCAAGAGGCCTTGCGGCGCCACCTGGAAGCGTCGTGCCTGAAGATCGTCGAACGCGTGCGCCTGGTCCAGGAGCGCGTGCCCGCGCCGAGGCTGCCTTATCTCGCGTGA
- a CDS encoding AlpA family transcriptional regulator, with protein MSQTPVLPPNERRILRLEEVEAKSGFKRAHIYNLMKKRQFPQALRLGVRAVGWDSIEIDQWIAERVNNRA; from the coding sequence ATGTCGCAAACACCTGTACTGCCACCCAACGAGCGCCGCATTCTGCGTCTGGAAGAAGTCGAAGCGAAGTCCGGCTTCAAGCGTGCCCACATCTACAACCTGATGAAGAAGCGCCAGTTCCCGCAGGCGCTGCGCCTGGGTGTGCGCGCCGTCGGCTGGGATTCCATCGAAATCGATCAGTGGATCGCCGAGCGCGTCAACAACCGGGCCTGA
- a CDS encoding ParA family protein, producing MQVVSIISTKGGVGKTTTAANLGGLVADAGLRVLLLDLDVQPTLSSYYELGHRAPGGIYELLAFNERDLGQLVSRTIISGLDLVLSNDHRGELNTLLLHAPDGRLRLRHLLPVLAPLYDLVLIDTQGARSVLLEMAVLASDVALSPVTPEILAARELRRGTMQLLEDIAPYRHLGIEPPPLHLLINRVHPVSANARLIQQALRDLFQDHAGIRVLTTDVPAIEAYPRAATRGLPVHRVEYRQPPGRVAPAALDTMRGLAGELFPQWQHRFVTLSGRPPFPLDAGRPHGERP from the coding sequence ATGCAGGTTGTATCCATCATTTCAACGAAAGGTGGCGTCGGCAAGACCACCACGGCCGCGAACCTGGGCGGGCTCGTCGCCGACGCGGGGCTGCGCGTGCTGCTGCTCGATCTCGACGTGCAGCCCACCTTGTCGTCCTACTACGAACTGGGACACCGTGCGCCTGGTGGCATCTATGAGCTGCTGGCCTTCAACGAGCGCGACCTCGGCCAGCTCGTGTCCCGCACAATCATTTCGGGCCTGGACCTGGTGCTGTCCAACGACCACCGGGGCGAGTTGAACACCTTGCTGCTGCACGCGCCGGATGGGCGCCTGCGGCTACGGCACCTGCTGCCGGTCCTGGCTCCCCTCTATGACCTGGTGCTGATCGACACCCAGGGCGCGCGCTCGGTGCTGCTGGAGATGGCGGTGCTCGCCTCCGACGTTGCGCTGTCGCCCGTGACCCCGGAAATCCTCGCGGCGCGCGAGCTGCGGCGCGGCACCATGCAGTTGCTTGAAGACATCGCGCCGTACCGGCACCTCGGCATCGAGCCGCCACCGCTGCACCTGCTCATCAACCGCGTCCACCCGGTGTCGGCGAACGCCCGGCTGATCCAGCAGGCCTTGCGCGACCTGTTCCAGGACCACGCCGGCATCCGCGTGCTGACCACCGACGTGCCGGCCATCGAAGCCTATCCACGCGCCGCGACGCGCGGTTTGCCGGTCCATCGGGTCGAGTACCGCCAGCCGCCGGGCAGAGTCGCCCCCGCCGCGCTCGACACCATGCGCGGCCTCGCTGGTGAACTGTTCCCGCAATGGCAGCACCGATTTGTCACGCTGTCCGGCCGCCCGCCATTTCCTCTTGATGCCGGGAGGCCCCATGGCGAACGCCCATGA
- a CDS encoding ParB family protein, which produces MAEITSQQMAGKLLAAGFERSGPAASALSDPIADTPMVVTLDQLRPYDHDPRKKRNPAYEDIKASIRERGLDAAPAITRRPGENHYIIRNGGNTRLAILRELWSETKDERFFRISCLFRPWPSRGEVVMLTGHLAENELRGGLTFIERALGVEKAREFYEQESGAALSQSELARRLAADGFPVQQSHISRMNDAVRYLLPAIPTVLYGGLGRHQVERLSVMRKACMFAWERYAKGRTLVHDFDEFFQEVLSQFDVQAEEFSAQRVQDELIGQMAELLGVDYDVLALDMTESESRQRALVSDPTPSSTPPALPEPGVITRPPAGASPPTRPAPAAQPAGPASPTSTRESDADANEAGTASPTAEDHLLQNHIVSPAPTTERLQSIQRMVADQLGDELPPDFSANVLQSIPVQAGGLYPISDVWYIDASLDTPERLRIHVAQFAREIAGEARLDECIDDRPDGIGFACRAYAQDPGPLGRAVLALLACLAGQQPADVGLDNRQLVIDLSALLHGQGDATRRLSDTALVKLFRLLRLARRLLELGAGAADPGT; this is translated from the coding sequence ATGGCTGAGATCACCTCCCAGCAAATGGCCGGCAAGCTGCTCGCGGCCGGGTTCGAGCGCAGCGGCCCGGCCGCGTCGGCCTTGAGCGACCCGATCGCCGACACGCCCATGGTCGTGACCCTGGACCAGTTGCGTCCCTATGACCACGATCCCAGGAAGAAGCGCAATCCAGCCTACGAGGACATCAAGGCGTCGATCCGCGAGCGCGGCCTGGACGCGGCGCCGGCCATCACCCGGCGCCCGGGCGAGAACCACTACATCATCCGCAACGGCGGCAACACGCGCCTGGCGATCCTGCGCGAACTGTGGTCGGAGACCAAGGACGAGCGGTTCTTCCGCATATCGTGCCTGTTCCGGCCGTGGCCCAGCCGCGGCGAAGTCGTGATGCTGACCGGCCACCTGGCCGAGAACGAATTGCGTGGGGGCCTGACGTTCATCGAGCGCGCCCTCGGCGTCGAGAAGGCGCGCGAGTTCTACGAGCAGGAAAGCGGCGCCGCCCTGAGCCAATCCGAACTGGCCCGCCGCCTCGCCGCTGATGGCTTCCCGGTCCAGCAGTCGCACATCAGCCGGATGAACGACGCGGTGCGCTACCTCCTGCCGGCGATCCCGACCGTGCTCTATGGCGGGCTCGGCCGCCACCAGGTCGAACGCCTGTCGGTCATGCGCAAGGCCTGCATGTTCGCGTGGGAGCGCTACGCCAAGGGCCGCACGCTGGTCCACGACTTCGACGAGTTCTTCCAGGAAGTCTTGTCGCAGTTCGATGTGCAGGCCGAGGAGTTCTCCGCGCAGCGCGTACAGGACGAGCTGATCGGACAGATGGCCGAGCTGCTGGGCGTCGATTACGACGTGCTCGCGCTGGACATGACCGAATCCGAGAGCCGCCAGCGCGCTCTGGTCAGCGATCCGACGCCATCCTCGACACCGCCCGCCTTGCCGGAGCCTGGGGTTATCACGCGCCCACCTGCCGGCGCCTCGCCGCCCACAAGGCCTGCACCGGCAGCGCAGCCTGCAGGCCCTGCGTCTCCCACCTCAACGCGCGAGAGCGACGCAGATGCCAACGAGGCGGGCACGGCCAGCCCGACAGCGGAAGACCACCTGCTTCAGAATCACATCGTCTCACCGGCGCCAACGACCGAACGGCTCCAATCCATCCAGCGCATGGTCGCCGACCAGTTGGGCGATGAGCTGCCGCCCGACTTCTCGGCGAACGTCTTGCAGTCCATCCCCGTACAGGCAGGCGGGCTCTATCCGATCTCTGATGTCTGGTACATCGACGCGAGCCTGGATACGCCCGAGCGCCTGCGCATCCACGTCGCGCAATTCGCCCGCGAGATCGCCGGCGAGGCCCGCCTGGACGAGTGCATCGATGACCGTCCAGACGGCATCGGTTTCGCCTGCCGTGCCTACGCCCAAGACCCGGGGCCGCTGGGCCGTGCCGTTCTGGCGCTGCTGGCATGCCTGGCCGGTCAGCAGCCCGCCGACGTCGGCTTGGATAACAGGCAACTCGTCATCGACCTGTCGGCGCTGCTGCACGGACAAGGCGACGCAACCCGGCGACTGAGCGACACCGCACTGGTCAAGCTGTTCCGGCTGCTGCGGCTGGCCCGCCGTCTGCTCGAACTGGGCGCCGGCGCTGCGGACCCTGGAACGTGA
- a CDS encoding DUF2857 domain-containing protein: protein MSAPHPLNQAVIAQALYDLRNGQLRRCKLMGFGEEELDALKHPALISVLANANVSWCSVTVNREVLRRLLRQAQDVEKEIATVDRMLRLGASTEMVSRFYGLTHQEVALRREILGLPKRKGRHPVLDEKQDTELWRQWKAVTSSRNVDLEDETSILDAAMDLAEGMSLPLSVVWASIKSWVDQGLG from the coding sequence ATGTCCGCACCACACCCACTCAACCAGGCCGTCATCGCCCAGGCCCTCTATGACCTGCGCAATGGGCAACTGCGCCGCTGCAAGCTGATGGGGTTTGGCGAGGAAGAGCTGGACGCCCTCAAGCATCCCGCGCTGATCAGCGTGCTGGCCAACGCCAACGTCTCGTGGTGCTCGGTGACGGTCAACCGCGAAGTGCTCCGGCGTCTGCTCAGGCAGGCGCAGGATGTGGAGAAGGAGATCGCCACGGTCGATCGCATGCTGCGCCTCGGCGCGAGCACCGAAATGGTCAGCCGCTTCTACGGACTGACCCACCAGGAAGTGGCGCTTCGCCGCGAAATCCTCGGCCTGCCCAAGCGCAAGGGCCGCCACCCCGTGCTGGACGAGAAGCAGGACACGGAGCTGTGGCGGCAATGGAAGGCCGTGACCAGCAGCAGGAACGTCGATCTCGAAGACGAAACCTCCATCCTCGATGCCGCCATGGACTTGGCCGAAGGCATGTCGCTGCCTTTGTCGGTGGTCTGGGCCTCGATCAAGAGCTGGGTCGATCAAGGATTGGGTTGA
- a CDS encoding STY4528 family pathogenicity island replication protein — protein MAVDDTAPRRGPIALADLFDAALKDLVPKPNADAPPPTPTPVAMPTSAASGDAFLFSGNRHETVPRRLFLDRRLTPLERNAWQVFRLMLNDDGVTAFPTYEQLRPWLASMPCAGQASHETVARALTLLRLTRWLSLVRRRRDPKTGRILGNLYVLHDEPLTPFEAMQLDADYLALVSQSLGHSAKAVQMVGLNTLKEIEEDPLLSGRTLPSRLQVLAERLATQGITATESYPQEDATHDSEEGPTSFLRNPDDPTSESEAGSKPAPDASLRNPKQARTVRSSRMNEVRTTAQAQAQARALGDLQWPKRFAELKAEQQTGARVALQQVDASLRQAVLDEWATRCSSHGIRNPAGYLFGIIQRAIHGEFNAWAKKDAPSAPAPPNERPPPAPPPSQPKGKPVPPEVAKQHIERLRNLLASK, from the coding sequence ATGGCCGTGGACGACACCGCACCACGTCGTGGCCCGATCGCACTCGCAGACCTGTTCGACGCTGCGCTGAAAGACCTTGTGCCCAAGCCCAACGCCGATGCGCCCCCGCCCACACCCACGCCTGTCGCCATGCCCACGAGCGCGGCGTCTGGCGATGCCTTCCTGTTCAGCGGCAACCGGCACGAGACCGTACCGCGGCGGCTCTTCCTCGACCGTCGGCTGACGCCATTGGAGCGCAACGCCTGGCAGGTCTTCCGGCTGATGCTCAACGACGATGGCGTGACGGCGTTCCCGACGTATGAACAGCTTCGGCCCTGGCTGGCGTCGATGCCCTGCGCCGGGCAGGCCTCACACGAAACCGTGGCGCGAGCCCTGACGCTGCTGCGCCTCACCCGATGGTTGAGCCTGGTGCGGCGCCGCCGCGACCCCAAGACCGGCCGCATCCTCGGCAACCTCTATGTCCTGCACGACGAGCCGCTGACGCCCTTTGAAGCGATGCAGCTCGACGCCGATTACCTGGCGCTGGTCAGCCAGTCCCTCGGCCACTCGGCCAAGGCCGTCCAGATGGTCGGCCTGAACACGCTCAAGGAAATCGAGGAAGACCCGCTGCTGTCCGGCCGCACGCTGCCGTCACGGCTGCAGGTCCTGGCCGAACGCCTCGCCACCCAAGGCATCACGGCGACCGAAAGTTATCCACAAGAGGATGCCACTCACGATTCCGAAGAAGGGCCGACGAGCTTTCTTCGGAATCCCGATGACCCCACTTCGGAATCCGAAGCAGGGTCGAAACCCGCGCCAGACGCCTCTCTTCGGAATCCGAAGCAGGCCCGTACAGTACGTAGTAGTCGTATGAATGAAGTACGTACTACCGCGCAGGCACAGGCGCAGGCGCGCGCGCTGGGCGACCTGCAATGGCCCAAACGCTTCGCGGAACTGAAGGCAGAGCAGCAGACAGGTGCGCGGGTGGCGTTGCAGCAGGTCGATGCCTCGCTGAGGCAGGCCGTGCTGGACGAATGGGCCACGCGATGCAGCAGCCACGGCATCCGTAATCCCGCGGGGTATCTGTTCGGCATCATCCAGCGGGCCATCCATGGCGAGTTCAACGCCTGGGCCAAGAAAGACGCGCCGTCGGCACCTGCTCCCCCCAATGAGCGGCCACCACCAGCACCGCCACCATCCCAGCCGAAGGGCAAGCCTGTGCCGCCAGAAGTCGCCAAGCAGCACATCGAGCGACTGCGCAATCTGCTCGCCAGCAAGTGA
- a CDS encoding PFL_4669 family integrating conjugative element protein, which produces MATTNEPLQLNLGSLRSAMSLTLHTHHASRIWHGRAAAEGRPGIVGLNGYIAQMNKMRRGSEQDDPYSDFWMLRIEDKLDQTKTTLQSLREQVDQALASVPPALTLGENLNVQPVKLPLFVNAQLGFAAVYLLADYDDIARKLILAHHTALIDRSTLERWLNEGAHALRSLFSLAQQYRYSGCTRDDFAAKNAAARAALEKFGELPQDVLEGTRRSKFAPPIVRRGLQQRGDGPAAAASPTDEAAAPEAPEATAGEDEQA; this is translated from the coding sequence ATGGCAACGACCAACGAACCTCTGCAACTGAATCTCGGCTCCTTGCGCAGCGCGATGTCGCTGACGCTGCACACGCACCACGCCTCGCGCATCTGGCATGGCCGCGCCGCCGCTGAGGGGCGACCGGGCATCGTCGGCCTGAACGGCTACATCGCCCAGATGAACAAGATGCGGCGCGGCTCGGAGCAGGACGACCCGTACAGCGACTTCTGGATGCTGCGCATCGAGGACAAGCTCGACCAGACGAAGACCACGCTGCAATCGCTGCGCGAGCAGGTGGACCAGGCCCTGGCGAGCGTGCCGCCGGCACTCACCCTGGGCGAAAACCTCAACGTCCAGCCCGTCAAGCTGCCGCTGTTCGTCAATGCGCAGCTCGGCTTTGCCGCGGTGTATCTGCTCGCCGACTACGACGACATCGCCCGCAAGCTGATCCTCGCGCACCACACCGCGCTGATCGATCGCTCGACGCTCGAACGCTGGCTCAACGAAGGCGCGCATGCACTGCGCAGTCTTTTCAGCCTGGCGCAGCAGTACCGCTACTCGGGCTGCACCCGCGACGACTTCGCCGCCAAGAATGCCGCAGCACGCGCAGCGCTGGAGAAATTCGGCGAGTTGCCGCAGGACGTGCTCGAAGGCACGCGCCGCTCGAAGTTCGCGCCGCCCATCGTGCGCCGTGGCCTGCAGCAGCGCGGTGACGGTCCTGCCGCAGCCGCATCGCCCACCGACGAGGCTGCCGCCCCCGAGGCTCCCGAAGCGACGGCCGGCGAGGACGAGCAGGCATGA
- a CDS encoding DUF3158 family protein, producing the protein MSNPTSDTRYFRPLQQTAFMRLEHAGSLKGFLRPFPFKGKGSLEDWASQCFAMRDELIGLAQRQVLPQAVGHPFHLLSIELAQQTTGAGTAFLRWRKHDRSAMGVALWQELMASTSTPVNLLADLHAIELQRITLNMQISLLHTLGRQAQECASKAAAAEAAYLRRLKSTPPALRDR; encoded by the coding sequence ATGAGCAACCCGACCTCCGACACCCGCTACTTCCGCCCGCTGCAACAGACAGCCTTCATGCGGCTGGAACACGCAGGCTCTCTAAAAGGCTTTTTAAGACCTTTTCCTTTTAAAGGTAAGGGGAGTCTGGAGGATTGGGCCAGCCAGTGCTTTGCCATGCGCGACGAGTTGATTGGCTTGGCGCAGCGACAGGTGCTGCCACAGGCCGTCGGGCATCCCTTCCACCTGCTCTCCATCGAGCTGGCCCAGCAGACCACTGGCGCAGGCACGGCGTTTCTTCGCTGGCGCAAGCACGACCGCTCGGCCATGGGCGTCGCCTTGTGGCAGGAGCTGATGGCGAGCACCAGTACGCCGGTCAACCTGCTGGCCGACCTGCACGCCATCGAGCTTCAGCGCATCACGCTGAACATGCAGATCAGCCTGTTGCACACCTTGGGCAGGCAGGCCCAGGAGTGCGCCAGCAAGGCCGCCGCGGCGGAAGCCGCCTACCTGCGCCGGCTCAAGTCCACCCCACCCGCACTGCGCGATCGGTGA